A single window of Athene noctua chromosome 1, bAthNoc1.hap1.1, whole genome shotgun sequence DNA harbors:
- the C1H1orf115 gene encoding required for drug-induced death protein 1, with the protein MTVGARLGAKARGRFSRRPPGEDQVCILPGEEQQEEAAGAPRPAALQQKDKKEEEEEEEVVGSASRKVRFALLPDSYEPLRPPRAAGKRLYGKRLKKYGKNVGKALQKGCRYLVVGLQGLATAYSAPFGVAAQVASFVR; encoded by the exons ATGACGGTGGGTGCGCGGCTGGGCGCCAAGGCGAGGGGCAGGttctcccgccgcccgcccggcgaGGATCAGGTCTGCATCCTGCCCGgcgaggagcagcaggaggaggcggcgggggctccgcggcCGGCGGCGCTGCAGCAGAAGGacaagaaggaggaggaagaggaggaggaggtggtgggttCTGCCTCCAGGAAGGTGCGCTTCGCCCTCCTGCCCGACTCTTACGAGCCGCTGCGCCCGCCGCGGGCCGCCGGGAAGCGGCTCTACGGGAAGCGGCTGAAGAAGTACGGCAAG AACGTCGGCAAAGCTCTGCAGAAGGGATGCCGCTACTTGGTGGTCGGCCTGCAAGGATTAGCAACGGCCTATTCTGCTCCCTTTGGAGTGGCAGCTCAGGTGGCATCCTTCGTCCGCTAG